From the genome of Streptomyces sp. NBC_01304:
CCTTGACCTTCACGTCGCCCATGGCGGTCTTGACCGTGTGGGTGGCGCCCGACGCGGACGTGTCGGATCCCTTGTTGTCGGACCCGCAGGCGGAGAGCGCGAGCGCGCCGGCCACGGCTACAGCGCCGAGGGAGAGGGTGCGGCGGCTGAGGGGGGTCATGGCGAGGCCTTTCGAGGCGTGGGGTTGGCTTCGGCAGGATCTTCGGCAGGTTCGGTGGGTTCTTCGACCGGTTCTTCGGTGGGTTCTTCGGCCGGTTCTTCGGCGGGTTCGGGGCGCCCGGCGCTCCAGGGGGCGCCGGGCACGATCAAGGGGGAGCCGGTCACCGGGTCGGGCACGACCACGCAGTCCAGGCCGAAGACCTCGCGTACGAGCTCGGCGGTGACGATGTCGCGGGGCGCGCCCTCGGCGACGATCCGGCCCTCCTTCATCGCGACGAGGTGGTCGGCGTAGCGGGCGGCCTGGTTGAGGTCGTGCAGGACCACGACGACCGTGCGGCCCTTGTCGTCCTTGCCACCCTTGAAAGATGTATCAGCCAACTGGCGTACCAGGTCCAGGACTTCGACCTGGTGGGAGATGTCGAGATAGGTCGTCGGCTCGTCGAGGAGGAGGAGTTCGGTCTCCTGGGCGAGGGCCATCGCGATCCAGACGCGCTGGCGCTGGCCGCCGGAGAGTTCGTCGACGGAGCGCTCGGCGAGTGCGGAGACGTCCGTACGCTCCATCGCTTCCGTCACCGCCCGCTCGTCGTCGTCCGACCACTGCTGCCACCAGTGCTGGTGGGGCTGGCGGCCGCGCGCCACCAGGTCCGCGACGGTGATCGCCTCGGGGGCGACCGGGGTCTGCGGGAGCAGGCCGATCTGCTGGGCGATCTTCTTCGTGGGCAGCTTGGTGAGCTCGGTGCCGTCCAGGAGCACGGCGCCCTTCCTGGGCTTCAGGAGCCGGCCGAGGGCGCGCAGGGTGGTCGACTTGCCGCAGGCGTTGGGGCCGACGATGACGGTGACCCGGCCGTCGGGGACCGCGAGGTCCAGGTCGTGGACGACCGTGCGGTCCTCGTACGCGAGGGTCAACTCGGTTGTCTGGAGCCGGGTCACTTCGATCCTCCGACGGTCGTACGGCTGCGAATGATCAGCCAGATCAGGTACGGGGCTCCCACTGCTGCGGTCAGCACACCGACCGGGAGTTCCGTGGGTGAGAACAGGCGGCGGGCCAGCAGGTCGGCGAGGACGACGATCACCGCGCCCATGAGTGCGCTGCAGACGAGCGGGATCTGGGCGGTGCGCGTCATGCGGCGGGCGATCTGCGGGGCGAGCAGCGCCACGAAGTCGACCGGGCCCGCGGCGCCGGTGGCGACGGAGGCGAGGATCACGCCGAGCGCGACGAGTCCCAGGCGGACTCTGCCCAGGCGTACGCCCAGTGCCGTCGCCGTGTCGTCGTCCATGCTGACCGTGCGCTGGGCGCGGGCGGCCCAGGCGATCGCGGGGATCAGGATCAGGAGGACGAGCGCGAGGCTG
Proteins encoded in this window:
- a CDS encoding ABC transporter ATP-binding protein, whose product is MTRLQTTELTLAYEDRTVVHDLDLAVPDGRVTVIVGPNACGKSTTLRALGRLLKPRKGAVLLDGTELTKLPTKKIAQQIGLLPQTPVAPEAITVADLVARGRQPHQHWWQQWSDDDERAVTEAMERTDVSALAERSVDELSGGQRQRVWIAMALAQETELLLLDEPTTYLDISHQVEVLDLVRQLADTSFKGGKDDKGRTVVVVLHDLNQAARYADHLVAMKEGRIVAEGAPRDIVTAELVREVFGLDCVVVPDPVTGSPLIVPGAPWSAGRPEPAEEPAEEPTEEPVEEPTEPAEDPAEANPTPRKASP